ATCTTTGGCCCCTGAAAGCATCACCTTCGACACCGATGGCAAAGGCCCCTACACTGGCATCTCTAATGGCCATATACTCAAATGGAGAGGCTGTAGTCTTGGTTGGCAAGAGTTTGCCACCACTTCAAAcatcaggtatatatatatatatatatataatacagatACATATATAACTACTTAAGATAATATCTTATGAATTTTTTACTATTGTTTTAATTACTGTATTTTCAGGACAAGTAACTATGATAGCATAAAATATTTCCATGTAAGTTTAGAGAGTAAATATGGGAGGCCATTGGGGTTGCAGTTTAATAAAGGCACCGGTGATCTTTACATCACTGATGCTTATTTTGGATTATTAACTATTGGACTTGAGGGAGGAAAGGTAGCACAGGTTGCTGTGACTACTATGGCTGTTGATGATCAACCATTTGGGCTCACTAATGGTTTGGATGTTGATCAACAGAATGACATGGTTTATTTCACTGATAACAGTACTCATTTCCAAAGAAGGTGAATTATTCTaatttatggttttcttttttttttctttttattattaatgctGTTAGCTCTTTGAaaatcttcttcattattctcaaattaaagaaaataatatatgtgaTATGAAAACTTAAAACCTAAGTGCACCAACTGAATCATTACTTGTTGCATCTGATTCAGGTCATCAGCTTATAAATGGGGTATTGCTTCAATTTCCTTACTTTCCAGTTTCAGTTCATCCATTGTCATTGCCAATGAGGgtatataatgaaaatgaataggGTCCACACTTGATCACATTCACAGGTCAAGATTCTGAGACCAAAAATACAATGCACGGGCATTAGCTTTAACATGTGAcacatgcccatcaacctcaaaTTTGGATCCCATTATATGCATGCATCTTTTTGACCCTCAAATAGTTATCAGTTAGCCCTACCATGTGTCTCtcacttgtttatttttctttttctgcagATAAAACCTATCATGTGCGATAAACTTACTAGTATATTTTGCAATACTTTAAATGTCTACATTAAACTAGTTATACTAGCCACTAGCTTATGTTAAAAGGTTCCTTATCTGTTGTATGATCATTGTTATCATTAAATGTTATGACTTCTACCAAGAAAAATTCGATTTTTAACTTGCAGTACGGAATTTAGGTTTTAGCTTGGtactatttttttgggtttttttcatCCGAGATATGAAATTGGAGAATCGGTATCGGTATGATGCTTTATGAGGAAGAGGAAGTcctaattgtattttttattgttgtttctttcttgatttttgatttCAGAGAGCAAATCCATTGAACCCAATGAGCAATGGAGGTGAGAGTGTTAAAGAAGAGGTGTCCCATGAATCTTCGGAAGGCCACCATTTGCTATCCCGCAATCGATGAGGGAGGAGCAAGTGCAAAATCTgtcaatttttttatctcatcCCAAAGTAAAGGGCTCTCCGTTGATTTTTCCGAGTGTGCTTTTCCTCGAAAAGAAAGGCCTTTCAAAAGAGGAAATTGATGAGGCCTTCCCTACGTGTTCCTGTAAGCCTTATATCATCGGCAGTGTGCTTGTTTTTTGGTGGTATAATTCTTCATGGTTTTTATAAGTTCTTACTATTGGATTTGGTTTTGTGATGACTTGCGGAGTTCGAGCACCTTCAAATGCCGCAGTGCGAGGGACTAACACCACAAACCAAGCTAATCAAGGTGATCATAAGTGTTTCTACTGTTTGCGCATAACAACTATTGTTGCTTAAATTTTTGGTGGAGCAGGGGTTctttttttctatggatttcaaattttgtttatttgtttctcAATATGTGACATAAAATTGATGCATTGAATGCATATAATGTATCTGCTTGCAAGGTTGCGTTTATATTGTAGCTTCTATTATTTTAACATTGTCTCTCCATGAGTAGTTTTTCTTCGAAATATTTAGCATTTATCACGCCTTTCTTGACATGGAGGTCCATGGATTATAAATTCTGATTTTTCTATTTCCTTACGATGAAAGCTCACTCAATCCATCTCCACTTTGCGACTGTTCTTCTGGTGGTTCTTCTCTGGGTGCTAGTTTGTAGCAACCCCGGCTCGATGGAACCATGCTTTGTTTTGCAATAGGTGTTCTTCTCGCTTCTAGAGCAACAGTCGGTGTTCTTTTTAAGGTATCACATAACTCTTTACCCAAAAAGCTGCGTTCGCATTTATATTATCTTTGTGGTCTATCCGAGCAATTGCTTACGGAGCGAAGCGCTTTTGCATTTATTCATCTTATGCAATTTATGacgtttgtttttgtttataatgcATTGTGTTCCTTGTTTTTCCTTGTAGAAAAATGGTTGTTCCTAGGTCTGCAATCTTTTGGTTCGGAGGGTTGTTGAAAAAGATAGAGAATCCAAAAAGGAAGTAGAATTGAAGAGCGACCTTCTTTGAAGAAGGCTGCCGGTCAAAAAGCTACCGCTCTGCACTGCTATTGTGGCTAAAGGCGGATCAAGAATTagtaaatgcaaaaaaatgaaGGTCCTacattttttaatctttttggttcaatcatatatttcttatatggctttttaaaaaaatttatcatttttttcattccatGTATCTCAGAGAGGAAGCGTCTTGAACTTTTTATGGAGATGATGGATATGCAAATGAAGGAGATGAAATCCATGTCCAAATCTATTCGAGAATTGGAAATGAGACAGAGAATGGCCGATATGAAGA
The window above is part of the Dioscorea cayenensis subsp. rotundata cultivar TDr96_F1 unplaced genomic scaffold, TDr96_F1_v2_PseudoChromosome.rev07_lg8_w22 25.fasta BLBR01001128.1, whole genome shotgun sequence genome. Proteins encoded here:
- the LOC120255677 gene encoding protein STRICTOSIDINE SYNTHASE-LIKE 10-like yields the protein MQQEADTRVSKSVQLHQRHIPNQRDIANLHVQDKLLLSSSLAPESITFDTDGKGPYTGISNGHILKWRGCSLGWQEFATTSNIRTSNYDSIKYFHVSLESKYGRPLGLQFNKGTGDLYITDAYFGLLTIGLEGGKVAQVAVTTMAVDDQPFGLTNGLDVDQQNDMVYFTDNSTHFQRREQIH